Below is a window of Cupriavidus sp. MP-37 DNA.
CCCGCCGGGCCGCGAAGCCTACCCCGGCGACGTGTTCTACCTGCACTCGCGCCTGCTCGAGCGTGCCGCCCGCGTGAACGCCGACTACGTCGAGAAGTTCACCAACGGCGCCGTCAAGGGCAAGACCGGTTCGCTGACCGCGCTGCCGGTGATCGAAACGCAGGCCGGCGACGTGTCCGCGTTCGTGCCGACCAACGTGATCTCGATCACGGACGGCCAGATCTTCCTGGAAACCGACCTGTTCAACGCCGGTATCCGCCCCGCCATCAACGCCGGTATCTCGGTGTCGCGCGTCGGTGGTGCTGCGCAGACCAAGGTGGTGAAGAACCTGTCCGGCGGTATCCGTACCGACCTGGCCCAGTACCGTGAACTGGCTGCGTTCGCGCAGTTCGCCTCGGACCTGGACGATGCCACCCGCAAGCAGCTCGAGCGCGGCCGCCGCGTGACCGAACTGCTGAAGCAGCCGCAATACCAGCCGCTGCAAGTGTGGCAGCTGTCGGCTTCGCTGTTCGCCGCCAACAACGGCTTCCTCGACAACGTGGAAGTGAAGGACATCCTGCCGTTCGAGAAGGGCCTGCACGACCACCTGAAGACCAAGTACGCCGACCTCATCAACCGCATCGAAGAGACCAAGCAGCTCTCGAAGGAAGATGAAGCCGCCCTGCGTGCCGCTGTCGAGGATTTCAAGAAGTCCGCCGCGTTCTAACCGCGTAATTCCACGACATCGTCGCCGCGCCTGGCTCACGCCGGCGCGGCGATGGTTCGGATGGAGAGGAAGATATGGCCGGAACGAAAGAGATTCGAACCAAGATCAAGAGCGTGCAGAACACGCGCAAGATCACCAAGGCGATGGAGATGGTCGCCGCATCCAAGATGCGCAAGGCGCAGGAACGGATGCGCAATGCCCGTCCCTATGCCGAGAAGGTGCGCAACATTGCGGCGCACCTGGCTACGGCCAACCCCGAGTTCAAGCATCCGTTCATGCAGGAGCGCGAAGTCAAGCGCGTCGGCATGATCGTGGTCACGACCGACAAGGGGCTGTGCGGCGGCCTGAACACGAACGTGTTGCGCTCGGTGACCAATGAGCTGAAGGCCCTGCAAGGCCGTGGCGTGGATGTGCAAGCCACCGCCATCGGCACCAAGGGCATGCAGTTCCTGGGCCGTATCGGCGCCAAGGTGATCTCGCACGTGGTGCACCTCGGTGACACCCCGCATCTGGAAAAGCTGATCGGCGCGATCAAGGTCCAGCTCGATGCCTTCACCAATGGTGAGGTCGACGCGGTGTACCTGGCGTACACCAAGTTCATCAACACGATGAAGCAGGAACCGATGGTTGAGCAGCTGCTGCCGCTCGCCGCCGACAAGCTGTCGCAGACCGAAGAAGAGAAGCGCGCCTACTCGTGGGACTACATCTACGAGCCTGACGCCCAGACCGTCGTGGAAGAGCTGCTGGTCCGCTACGTCGAGGCGCTGGTGTACCAGGCCGTGGCCGAGAACATGGCGTCCGAGCAATCGGCGCGCATGGTGGCCATGAAGGCTGCGTCCGACAACGCCAAGAACGTGATCGGCGAACTGCAACTGGTCTACAACAAGACCCGTCAGGCCGCGATTACCAAGGAACTGTCGGAAATCGTCAGCGGTGCAGCTGCGGTCTAAGGCGTCACGAATTCAAGCTATCGGAGATACGAAATGAGTATCGGAAATATTGTGCAGTGTATTGGCGCCGTGGTGGACATCGAGTTCCCCCGCGACGCAATGCCGAAGGTGTACGACGCGCTCGTGCTGGAAGACAGCAGCGATGCCTCGTTCGCCGAGAAGGGCCTGACCTTCGAAGTCCAGCAACAGCTGGGCGACGGCGTGGTGCGTACCATTGCCCTGGGCTCGTCGGACGGCCTGCGCCGCGGCATGGCAGTGAAGAGCACCGGCGCCCCGATTTCGGTGCCGGTTGGCCACGGCACCCTGGGCCGCATCATGGACGTGCTGGGTCGCCCGATCGACGAAGCCGGCCCGATCGCCTCGGACGAGCTGCGTGCGATTCACCAGAAGGCACCGAAGTTCGACGAACTGTCTCCTTCCGTTGACCTGCTCGAAACCGGCATCAAGGTGATCGACCTGGTCTGCCCGTTCGCCAAGGGCGGCAAGGTGGGCCTGTTCGGTGGCGCCGGCGTGGGCAAGACCGTCAACATGATGGAGCTCATCAACAACATCGCCAAGCAGCACAGCGGTCTGTCGGTGTTTGCCGGCGTGGGCGAGCGTACCCGTGAAGGGAACGACTTCTACCACGAAATGAAGGACTCGAACGTGCTCGACAAGGTGGCCATGGTGTTCGGCCAGATGAACGAGCCGCCGGGCAACCGTCTGCGCGTGGCGCTGACCGGCCTGACCATGGCCGAGCGCTTCCGCGACGAAGGCCGTGACATCCTGTTCTTCGTCGACAACATCTACCGCTACACCCTGGCCGGTACCGAAGTGTCGGCACTGCTGGGCCGTATGCCTTCCGCCGTGGGCTACCAGCCGACGCTGGCCGAAGAAATGGGCAAGCTGCAGGAGCGCATTACGTCGACCAAGACCGGCTCGATCACCTCGATCCAGGCCGTGTACGTGCCTGCGGATGACTTGACCGACCCGTCCCCCGCCACCACCTTCCTGCACCTGGACTCGACCGTGGTGCTGTCGCGTGACATCGCCGCGCTGGGTATCTACCCCGCCGTCGATCCGCTCGACTCGACCTCGCGCCAGCTGGACCCGCAGGTGGTCGGCACCGAGCACTACGAAGTGGCCCGCCGCGTGCAGCAGACCCTGCAGCGCTACAAGGAACTGCGCGACATCATCGCGATTCTGGGCA
It encodes the following:
- the atpD gene encoding F0F1 ATP synthase subunit beta; the protein is MSIGNIVQCIGAVVDIEFPRDAMPKVYDALVLEDSSDASFAEKGLTFEVQQQLGDGVVRTIALGSSDGLRRGMAVKSTGAPISVPVGHGTLGRIMDVLGRPIDEAGPIASDELRAIHQKAPKFDELSPSVDLLETGIKVIDLVCPFAKGGKVGLFGGAGVGKTVNMMELINNIAKQHSGLSVFAGVGERTREGNDFYHEMKDSNVLDKVAMVFGQMNEPPGNRLRVALTGLTMAERFRDEGRDILFFVDNIYRYTLAGTEVSALLGRMPSAVGYQPTLAEEMGKLQERITSTKTGSITSIQAVYVPADDLTDPSPATTFLHLDSTVVLSRDIAALGIYPAVDPLDSTSRQLDPQVVGTEHYEVARRVQQTLQRYKELRDIIAILGMDELSPEDKLAVSRARKIQRFLSQPFHVAEVFTGSPGKYVPLKETIRGFKMLVDGECDHLPEQAFYMVGSIDEAFEKAKKLQ
- the atpG gene encoding F0F1 ATP synthase subunit gamma: MAGTKEIRTKIKSVQNTRKITKAMEMVAASKMRKAQERMRNARPYAEKVRNIAAHLATANPEFKHPFMQEREVKRVGMIVVTTDKGLCGGLNTNVLRSVTNELKALQGRGVDVQATAIGTKGMQFLGRIGAKVISHVVHLGDTPHLEKLIGAIKVQLDAFTNGEVDAVYLAYTKFINTMKQEPMVEQLLPLAADKLSQTEEEKRAYSWDYIYEPDAQTVVEELLVRYVEALVYQAVAENMASEQSARMVAMKAASDNAKNVIGELQLVYNKTRQAAITKELSEIVSGAAAV